CGACCCGTGCGACCACGTCGTGATCGACGCCGACGAGGGCGACGGCGATCTCGTCGCCGCCGACGCGCACCACCAGGTCCGTGTCGCGGACGACGTGGACGATGCGCGCCGCGGCCGCGGCGAGGACCCGGTCGCCGGTGGGGTGGCCGAAGCCGTCGTTCACCGCCTTGAACCCGTCGAGGTCGCAGAAGAGGACGGCGAGCGGCGGTGCGTCGCCCATCGGGAGGTCGAGGAGCCCGCCGACGCGCTCGACGAGGACCCCGCGGGTGGGCAGTCCGGTGAGCGCGTCGGTGCGGGCGGCGTCGATCGCCGCCGCCTCGCGCCGCCGCAGGTCGGTGACCTCGCGGACGATGGCGTACACATCACCCCCTGCAGGCACGAGGCGGGCCTCCCAGTGCCGATCCTCGCCGTCGACGACGAGGCCGTACTCGACCGCCACGAGGCCGCCCGATCGCAGTGCCTCGACGATGCCGGCCATGACGACGGCCGCCTGGCGGCGGGGCATCACGTCCTGGACGCGCTGGCCGGGAATCGTGCTCTGGTCGACCGCGGTGGGGTGGTCGTCGGGCACCTCCACGCTGACGAAGGTGCCGTCGGCGCGCACCCGGTACACCGGGTCGGGG
This portion of the Actinomarinicola tropica genome encodes:
- a CDS encoding sensor domain-containing diguanylate cyclase, producing MTGEDDVERLRALVAAIPDPVYRVRADGTFVSVEVPDDHPTAVDQSTIPGQRVQDVMPRRQAAVVMAGIVEALRSGGLVAVEYGLVVDGEDRHWEARLVPAGGDVYAIVREVTDLRRREAAAIDAARTDALTGLPTRGVLVERVGGLLDLPMGDAPPLAVLFCDLDGFKAVNDGFGHPTGDRVLAAAAARIVHVVRDTDLVVRVGGDEIAVALVGVDHDVVARVAERLVAEVSAPYVVDGHEHRIGLSIGVAVHPDDAADVDGLMAAADAAMYRVKQRGGGGIAWATGR